The Macrobrachium nipponense isolate FS-2020 chromosome 46, ASM1510439v2, whole genome shotgun sequence genome has a segment encoding these proteins:
- the LOC135214706 gene encoding glutamate receptor ionotropic, kainate 1-like, translated as MGARSIFSRGLNGLSKLNVACLNFQPHMDVRKIYGNGVEAKYTYSGPALELLKIIANDMNFTYTLKVPPNDGAWGVLYPNGTWNGIIRMILDKEADIGLGPFGVTYVRSKFIDYTTPLLVDYTQNLGRRGNTEVALWSVLLALDPSVWIATFVMLAMTFSIVYLLDKSSSRVTSKISLLLRPDVSSSRSSI; from the exons ATGGGTGCCCGAAGCATATTTTCCAGGGG GTTGAATGGCTTGTCGAAACTGAACGTGGCCTGCTTGAATTTCCAACCCCatatggacgtaaggaaaatctacGGGAATGGTGTCGAGGCCAAATACACGTACTCTGGACCAGCCTTGGAATTGTTGAAGATAATCGCGAACGACATGAATTTCac ATACACACTGAAGGTGCCACCAAACGATGGAGCCTGGGGTGTCCTGTACCCGAATGGAACCTGGAACGGAATTATCCGTATGATATTAGATAAG GAAGCAGATATCGGATTGGGGCCCTTCGGCGTCACCTACGTCAGATCCAAGTTTATCGACTACACGACGCCGCTGCTGGTCGACTACACACAAAActtaggaagaagaggaaacactGAAGTCGCTCTGTGGAGTGTCCTGCTCGCTCTGGACCCGTCGGTGTGGATCGCAACCTTCGTCATGCTGGCCATGACGTTCTCCATCGTCTACCTCCTGGACAAGTCTAGCTCGAGGGTGACCTCGAAAATCTCCCTACTACTACGCCCGGACGTTTCTTCATCAAGGTCGAGTATCTGA
- the LOC135214621 gene encoding uncharacterized protein LOC135214621 codes for MWLMTMLVLTESYKSNLMSLLAVRYIKEPYHSFREILDDKSAVLVLFSNTVFTQILTDAKSGIFKEVADAGKQGRIIEIPTQGYIPVVDKFVSQGKYVFNGPYLMMRLFLTQDYMEKGNCKFYVSREKVLPFIYALAVQKHSPLRAALNKRIQALIEGGFYNFWLEQVFPNAGMCKNPPRKMTVKSALNFMTLSGTFFILLVGYVFGFLSLCFEIVLSKLSKQLIRE; via the exons ATGTGGCTGATGACGATGCTCGTCTTGACGGAATCTTACAAATCCAATCTGATGTCATTGCTGGCTGTGAGGTACATCAAGGAGCCCTACCACAGCTTCAGAGAAATTCTGGACGACAAGTCGGCAGTATTGGTGCTCTTCTCCAACACTGTTTTTACGCAGATCTTGACG GACGCGAAATCAGGCATCTTTAAGGAGGTGGCAGACGCGGGCAAGCAAGGTCGCATCATAGAAATTCCCACTCAGGGTTACATACCCGTCGTGGACAAGTTCGTGTCACAGGGGAAGTATGTCTTTAACGGTCCGTATCTCATGATGAGGCTGTTCCTGACGCAAGACTACATGGAGAAAG GCAACTGTAAATTCTACGTGTCCAGGGAAAAGGTCCTTCCGTTCATCTACGCACTGGCAGTTCAGAAGCATAGCCCGCTCAGAGCGGCTCTGAACAAAAG GATCCAGGCCCTGATAGAAGGAGGTTTTTACAACTTTTGGCTGGAGCAAGTTTTTCCCAACGCTGGAATGTGCAAAAACCCCCCAAGGAAAATGACTGTCAAATCTGCATTAAACTTTATGACTCTTTCG gGAACCTTTTTCATCCTCTTGGTCGGTTACGTTTTCGGATTCTTGAGCCTTTGCTTTGAGATTGTCCTGTCAAAGTTATCTAAGCAACTAATAAGAGAATAA
- the LOC135214707 gene encoding organic cation transporter protein-like, which produces MCVTPDYGNQGARLAQAAMRLVRSGVPGSRTRAPDEATFLPRPLPLRICRTLRVTLGNDFVGRAQVMGRNADPTDKDGRGKAKKGEEEENSAILEVVEICKNGTPDQFKLDENGCVVGITSFEDLLEMMNPFGRWNIITLLASCLGVIVLPFQAITYQFLGDTPEYWCQVDALNEANWTQQQIIDLAIPFNSTDADEKGCKFYNYDYAKAVEMGYESAIENRDAISVGDHSPIYCSSRHFNVSHYSATLVAEWDLVCDRRAIYSTTQSASQLGVLIGVLSFGYFMDLHGRRPIILLNVGLSLVAGMAAAATPILPLYIIFKILVSCFNYGYFTGCFIFMMEMCSPSQRSSIGSVGGIPWSVGYMIVPGIAYLIRPWRWLQVAYTFPTIFFFSYYWLIPESPRWLISQGRCEEAAEILTKAARVNGRCFPPTNALVQSMKRMIGQKEEKPKENLSQRIVSSLKHFFILVLKPELRKNIIISYFCWFAVSMVYYGISLNSGNLSTDPYMYVFLGGLAEIPSYFVTWAMISHLGRRLSLTTYYVVCGITICIIAILLATQDEVSFGLLIFLSLVGKIAIVSAFHVVYIYTAELFPTRYRSLAVGESSMMARVGSITSPYINDILGAGITWGPSALFAVMSAAAASLSLLLPETRDCITESTGATKGNTEEGDDVKIEMKNAAKDNQAFSVD; this is translated from the exons ATGTGTGTAACACCTGATTATGGGAACCAAGGtgcccgtctcgctcaggcggCCATGAGGCTGGTCAGGTCAGGTGTTCCTGGTAGTCGAACACGGGCTCCTGATGAGGCAACATTCCTTCCTCGTCCTCTCCCCCTTCGTATATGCCGGACGTTGAGAGTTACGCTGGGAAACGACTTCGTTGGCAG AGCACAAGTCATGGGTCGTAACGCAGATCCAACTGATAAAGACGGGAGAGGAAAGGcgaagaagggggaggaggaggagaactccGCCATCTTGGAAGTGGTCGAAATCTGCAAGAACGGGACCCCTGATCAATTCAAATTGGACGAAAACGGCTGCGTGGTAGGAATCACGAGCTTCGAGGATTTGCTGGAGATGATGAATCCTTTCGGGCGATGGAACATCATCACGTTATTGGCGAGTTGCCTCG GAGTCATCGTCCTTCCGTTCCAAGCGATTACTTACCAGTTCCTGGGTGATACTCCCGAGTATTGGTGTCAGGTCGATGCTCTGAACGAGGCGAACTGGACTCAGCAACAGATCATTGACCTCGCCATCCCTTTCAATAG CACAGACGCGGACGAGAAGGGTTGTAAGTTCTACAACTACGATTACGCGAAAGCCGTGGAAATGGGATACGAGTCTGCGATCGAAAATCGAGACGCGATCTCTGTCGGCGATCATTCGCCCATCTACTGCTCGTCTCGCCATTTCAATGTCAGCCATTATAGTGCGACCCTAGTTGCTGAG TGGGATTTGGTGTGCGACAGAAGAGCGATCTACTCGACGACCCAGTCGGCTTCGCAGCTTGGCGTTCTGATAGGTGTCTTATCCTTCGGATACTTCATGGACCT GCATGGCCGTAGGCCTATAATCCTTCTAAACGTAGGGCTTAGCCTAGTGGCCGGAATGGCGGCTGCAGCCACTCCGATACTTCCTCTGTACATCATCTTCAAAATTCTCGTCTCCTGCTTCAATTACGGTTATTTCACCGGGTGCTTCATTTTCA TGATGGAGATGTGTTCACCCAGCCAACGATCCTCAATAGGCAGCGTTGGAGGTATTCCATGGTCGGTGGGTTATATGATAGTGCCAGGCATAGCCTACCTGATTAGACCATGGAGATGGCTGCAGGTCGCATATACATTTCCtaccattttcttcttctcttattacTG GCTGATACCAGAGTCCCCTCGCTGGCTGATATCCCAAGGGCGTTGCGAAGAGGCAGCTGAAATCCTTACCAAAGCTGCCCGAGTTAATGGCCGCTGTTTTCCTCCAACAAATGCACTCGTTCAGTCGATGAAGAGGATGATTGGACAG aaagaagaaaaacccaaggaaaatctctctcagcgCATCGTCTCCAGTTTGAAGCATTTCTTCATCCTGGTACTTAAACCCGAGCTCAGGAAGAACATCATCATCAGTTACTTCTGCTGGTTCGCCGTCTCCATGGTGTACTATGGCATTTCCCTCAATTCCGGGAACCTCAG CACTGATCCCTACATGTACGTGTTCCTGGGAGGCCTGGCCGAGATCCCATCTTACTTCGTCACCTGGGCGATGATTTCTCACCTGGGAAGGAGATTGTCGCTGACTACGTACTACGTCGTCTGCGGAATCACCATCTGTATCATAGCCATCCTCTTGGCAACGCAGGACGAAG TGTCCTTCGGTCTACTCATCTTCCTCTCCCTGGTGGGGAAGATCGCGATCGTGTCGGCGTTCCATGTCGTCTACATCTACACCGCTGAGCTCTTCCCGACGAGGTATCGATCTCTGGCTGTCGGGGAATCCAGCATGATGGCTCGAGTCGGGAGCATCACTTCGCCTTACATCAACGATATATTG GGCGCCGGGATTACCTGGGGTCCTTCGGCGCTCTTCGCCGTCATGTCCGCCGCAGCGGCGTCCTTGTCCCTCCTCCTGCCGGAGACGAGGGACTGCATCACGGAGAGCACGGGCGCGACGAAGGGGAACACAGAGGAAGGAGACGACGTCAAGATCGAGATGAAGAATGCTGCCAAAGACAACCAGGCTTTCAGCGTCGACTGA